TCCCCGACAGGGACTCCCACGTGGTCTCCGACTCGAACCTCGACCCAGGTTGCGACAACGGCGAGCTCGACACCTTTGCAGTCCTTGTCTCCGACACCCACCGCCACTAGGCAACCAGTGACTGTGACAGCGACTCCCACAGCCACTTCCACTGTCACGCCCACGGTCACTCCTCGAACACCTGTGCCAAGAGCGACTTGGTCGGCAACTGCGACGCCACCCGCGACAGCGACTTGGACGGTGCCGCCGTCGCGCTCTCCTACCCGCACAAACTCACCCTTGAGCACTCCGACCCCGACGCAGACTCAACAAGCGACGTTGACGCCCACCGCGAGTCCTCTTCCAACCCTAACTCGCACGCCGCGGTTTACGTTGACCCGCACGTTCTCGCCGAGTCCGACTGGTACACCCGAGCCTTCTAGTTCCCCTACAGCAACTCGATCCTTTACGGCCAGCGCAACGGCATCTTACACCCGCACGGTGACGGCCACTCGGAGCCCGACAAATTCGCCTACGCCCACTGCAAGTGCCACCTGGACAGTGACTCGGTCGCCGACTGCGACCCCTTCACCCTCTTCCACGCCCTCGCGTACCCGTACGTACACGGCGACGCGCTCCCCCACTCAAACAGGAACGCCAACCGCGACGCCTTCGGTCACCCCGACACGATCGCCTTCATTGAGCCCGACACCGACGACCACACGCACGGTTACCCGCACTCCGACTGTGACCTTGACGCCGAGCCCGTCAGTGCCCCCGGAGCCGGTGATCACTTTTCTCGGTTTGACGAGAGCAGACGATCGTCTTGTCTCTCCCACCACGCTTTTACCGGATGGGACCCCAGTATTCGACCGTCCTGCCGGGTGGGGGTTTTCGCTGGTGATCGAAGCTCGGCCCGGAGGTGCGAACACGCCAGTCGGATTGCGCACCTTTCAGTGGGATCCTTCGCGCCCGGACGTGTTGCCCGATTTGGCAGTAATTGCCTCTCAGGTGCTGGGTAACGGTTCCTCCACTGTTTGTGACGATACTCCCCCGCTGCTCGGAGGGGTGCCGGCGTGGGTTGGAGGGCTGGATCTTCCTGGTTCCCAGGAGCTTGCGGACACAATCAACGATCTTGCGTGCCGCTTCAAGGATGGCACCGGGCAGCCGCGCGGCCGCAATGCCAACGAAGCGTGCACATTGTTCGATGATGGCCAGTATCGCTTTGCGGGACCGGGGAGCACTGTCCAGTTCTGTGGTTTCGTGGATGAGTCAATTGCATTCCCAGGGGGAACGGAAAGCCGGTTGACCGTACGCGTTCGCGACGAGGCCGGGCGTTGGAGCGTGCCGCGCAGCCTATTGATCCGAATTCGCTGACCGATAGGCTTCGGCGGGCGGGTGGCCGTGGCAGAGTTCTCACGAAGCTGCGTCGCGAGGCAGCGTCTAGGGTACCGGCCGACGTCCGGAGACCGCCCCTGGGGATCCTAACGCGCCCGGTTCACGGCACAGTCCAAATATCGCCTTGCCGTAAGAGGGCGTCCAGTTTCGGTGGACGGCGCGTCTTAGCCGTTTGGATCTGCTGGTTCACAACCTCCTCGTAAGTGGCACGCGCGACAGCGCGGAAGACACCGATGGGTGTGGGAAAATCTGGGGGGCCCATTTGACTCAATAGAAACGCAAGCCCGGGGTCCGTTTCGTCGTGGACAAGCAGGTCCGAGGTGCTCACCCCGTTCCCCAGTTCAACCACCTCGAGCGTTCCATTGCGCATCCGAATGCCTTTGTTGCGCTGGCTTCCGAACACCAGGGGTTTCCCATGCTCGAGCACCAATTGAGTGTCGCTTTTCGTGTCTTTGTCCGTCAGTGAAGCAAAGGCACCGTCGTTAAAAATGTTGCAGTTCTGAAGGATTTCGACAAAGGCCGTCCCTTTGTGTTGGTACGCGCGCAGGAGAATGTCCTGCAAGTGCTTGGCCTCGACATCGATGCTTCTAGCGACAAACGTCGCTTGTGCGCCCAAAGCTACGGAGATCGGGTTGAAAGGAAAGTCAGCCGAACCGTACGGTGTGGATTTAGTGATCTTTCCTTGCTCCGATGTCGGCGAATACTGCCCCTTGGTGAGGCCGTAGATTCGGTTATTGAAAAGCAGGATATTTACGTCCACGTTACGCCGCAGGATGTGGATTAAGTGATTGCCTCCGATGGAGAGTCCATCTCCGTCGCCGGTCACCACCCATACGGAGAGCTCCGGGCGAGTCATTTTTAGCCCGGAAGCTATGGCGGGGGCCCGGCCGTGGATCGAGTGGAACCCATACGTGTTCATGTAATAGGGGAACCGGCTAGAACAGCCGATGCCGGAAATGAACACGATGTTCTCGCGGGGAACCCCGAGTTCCGGCATCACCTTTTGAACCTGCGCCAAAATAGCGTAGTCGCCACAACCGGGGCACCAGCGGACATCTTGGTCCGTTACAAAGTCTTTTCTCGTCAACTTCGGCGATGCTGCGATGGGCATGATCTATAAGTCCTCCAACAATTGATCGATACGACGGGAAATTTCCGCCTCTTTGAAGGGTACCCCTTGCACCTTGTTGAGGCCGACTGCGTCCACAAGATATTCGGCACGCAGAACCTTCACCAGTTGGCCGAGATTCATTTCCGGCACGAGCACTTTTCCGAATCGACGAAGCACCTGTTCCAAGTCGGGCGGGAGCGGGTTGAGGTACCGCAGGTGCAAGTGAGCGACGGCTTTCCCTTGTGCCTGTGCTCGGCGCACGGCCGCCTCGATCGGGCCGAACGTACTTCCCCAGCCCACCACGAGGAGATCGCCCGTCTCCGGACCCAGAACTCGAGTGGGTGGAATCTCGCGCGCAACGCCGGCGATCTTCCGTGCACGGATTCGTACCATCTGCTCGTGGTTCATGGGGGCGTAGCTCACATTGCCGGTCACATGCTCCTTCTCGAGCCCACCAATCCGGTGTTCCAGCCCTGGTGTGCCCGGGATGACCCACGGACGCGATAGTGTCACCGGGTCCCGCAGGTACGGGAAGTATCCGTTCGGGTCGGTCCGAAACTCCACGGGGATATCGGGGAGCTGCTCCAGATCCGGAAGCCGCCAGGGCTCGGCGCCGTTGGCCAGGTATCCGTCGGAAAGCACAATCACCGGCGTCATGTACTTGACCGCAATCCGAACGGCTTCAATGGCGATCGAGAAACAGTCAGCCGGGGTCGCTGGTGCGAGCACGACCACAGGGGACTCGCTGTTACGGCCATATAACGCCATGAG
This genomic interval from Candidatus Binatia bacterium contains the following:
- the korB gene encoding 2-oxoglutarate ferredoxin oxidoreductase subunit beta codes for the protein MPIAASPKLTRKDFVTDQDVRWCPGCGDYAILAQVQKVMPELGVPRENIVFISGIGCSSRFPYYMNTYGFHSIHGRAPAIASGLKMTRPELSVWVVTGDGDGLSIGGNHLIHILRRNVDVNILLFNNRIYGLTKGQYSPTSEQGKITKSTPYGSADFPFNPISVALGAQATFVARSIDVEAKHLQDILLRAYQHKGTAFVEILQNCNIFNDGAFASLTDKDTKSDTQLVLEHGKPLVFGSQRNKGIRMRNGTLEVVELGNGVSTSDLLVHDETDPGLAFLLSQMGPPDFPTPIGVFRAVARATYEEVVNQQIQTAKTRRPPKLDALLRQGDIWTVP